The following DNA comes from Minwuia thermotolerans.
GTCGGGTACTTCCTGGGAGACATCGGCGCCATCAACAAGGTCATTCACATCTGGAAATTCGATGATGAGGTCGACCGGCGCAAATGCTGGAACAGCATGTTCAAGGATCCCGATGTTATGAGTTTCGCGGAGAAGTATCAGCCGCTGATCCAGTATCAGGAAAACCAACTCATGACGGCCGCGCCATGGGGCCCACACCCCTGATTACAGGGGCGGAAACGCCATGGCCGGGAAAGAGGAGGAACTGCGATGAGACTTGGCGTGGTGTTCCCGCAGATCGAGATCGCCGGCGATGCCGAAGCGGTGCGCCGTATCGTACTGGCGGCCGAAGAGTTGGAGTATGACTACATCCTGGCCTATGACCACGTGGTCAAAGCGGTTCATGCGGATCGAGTACCTGAGCTGGAAGGCCCCTACACGGAAAACGATCCCTTCCACGATCCCTTCGTGCTCTTTGGCTATGCTGCGGGCATTACAAAGCGCATCGAGTTCACGACCGGCGTCCTCATTCTTCCTCAGCGCCAGACGGTGCTGGTCGCCCAGCAAGCCGCCGATGTCGACATTCTCTCGGGCGGACGCCTCAGGCTCGGCGTGGGTATCGGCTGGAACTATGTCGAGTACGA
Coding sequences within:
- a CDS encoding NIPSNAP family protein; protein product: MAIYELRTYTILPGRMPEAVTLFRQSGWAALEKYQDKLVGYFLGDIGAINKVIHIWKFDDEVDRRKCWNSMFKDPDVMSFAEKYQPLIQYQENQLMTAAPWGPHP
- a CDS encoding TIGR03619 family F420-dependent LLM class oxidoreductase, which gives rise to MRLGVVFPQIEIAGDAEAVRRIVLAAEELEYDYILAYDHVVKAVHADRVPELEGPYTENDPFHDPFVLFGYAAGITKRIEFTTGVLILPQRQTVLVAQQAADVDILSGGRLRLGVGIGWNYVEYDALGENFRTRGRRADEQIGFLRRLWEEPVVSFDGRFDRIDRAGINPRPKRSIPIWIGGVSEPA